A single window of Desulfovibrio inopinatus DSM 10711 DNA harbors:
- a CDS encoding ketoacyl-ACP synthase III produces MIGVTAISGYIPETGLESADLIQRFEVGPMFLEKIGINRLAKKDPQEQASDLCVHAFTALQNKLVDTSILQHIDLLCICTQNGDYTIPQTSTIVQSKLGLPHSMATLDLGLGCAGYPYGLSVCKSFMEANKLRCGLFFTADPYSDILDMNDKNTALLFGDAAAVTLLTDDPLWQIGVGAFASFGEKYEALIKRPGQHLFMDGRDIFNLIMRDVPGNIESCLTVNGLSREDINMFFLHQANRHVIHSLARTMDLPLEKVPFDIKDYGNTVSSTLPLLFEKYLDRSDLTHCLLCGFGVGLQAASILLSKC; encoded by the coding sequence ATGATAGGCGTTACCGCCATAAGTGGCTACATTCCAGAAACAGGGCTGGAAAGCGCCGACCTTATTCAGCGTTTTGAAGTTGGTCCGATGTTTCTGGAAAAAATCGGCATTAATCGATTAGCAAAAAAGGATCCTCAAGAACAAGCATCGGATTTGTGTGTTCACGCATTTACCGCGTTACAGAATAAACTGGTCGACACATCCATTTTACAACACATAGATCTTCTTTGCATTTGTACACAAAACGGTGATTACACAATTCCTCAAACATCCACCATTGTGCAGTCCAAATTGGGCCTTCCCCATAGCATGGCAACGTTGGACTTGGGGTTGGGGTGCGCCGGGTATCCGTACGGTTTGTCGGTATGCAAAAGCTTTATGGAAGCGAACAAATTGCGGTGCGGCCTTTTCTTCACTGCGGATCCGTATTCCGACATTCTCGATATGAATGACAAGAATACAGCGCTTCTTTTCGGGGATGCTGCTGCCGTAACATTACTTACGGATGATCCTCTTTGGCAGATTGGTGTCGGTGCATTCGCATCGTTCGGTGAAAAATATGAAGCGCTAATCAAACGGCCAGGGCAGCATCTTTTTATGGATGGACGCGATATTTTTAACCTTATTATGCGTGACGTGCCAGGCAACATTGAGTCATGCCTTACAGTCAATGGGTTGTCTCGGGAAGATATTAATATGTTTTTTCTGCACCAAGCCAATCGTCATGTTATTCACAGCCTGGCTCGCACAATGGATTTACCGCTGGAAAAAGTTCCTTTCGATATCAAAGACTATGGTAATACCGTTTCTTCTACCTTACCGCTTTTGTTTGAAAAATATCTTGATCGAAGCGATCTCACACATTGTCTTTTGTGTGGATTCGGCGTCGGGCTCCAGGCCGCTTCAATTCTTCTCTCCAAGTGTTGA
- the hypE gene encoding hydrogenase expression/formation protein HypE: protein MAEKLLLDYGSGGKASHRLVTDLFVANLGNDILGQLDDAALIELNGKVAVSTDSFTVDPIFFPGGDIGSLAVHGTVNDVAMLGAQPLYLTCGFILEEGLDMDDLRRIVVSMGEAAQKAGVLVIAGDTKVVPRGAADKVFINTTGIGKIIAPIPPSGSRAQPGDVVIVSGYMGDHGLAVMGSREGLTFDASVQSDSAALNHMVLSLFEAGLDIHVLRDPTRGGLGTTLNEIATQSEVGIFLAEGDIPIRPAVAAGCSFLGLDPLYLANEGKVICIVAEKDAAKTLEILKGNSLGQDACIIGQVMSEQAGKVILTTSLGGKRMVNMLEGEQLPRIC, encoded by the coding sequence ATGGCTGAAAAACTTCTTCTCGACTATGGTAGTGGCGGCAAAGCCTCTCACCGTTTGGTGACAGATCTCTTTGTTGCGAATTTGGGCAATGACATTCTCGGTCAACTTGACGATGCCGCTCTCATTGAACTGAATGGCAAAGTTGCCGTCAGCACAGATAGTTTCACGGTTGATCCCATTTTTTTCCCCGGCGGAGACATTGGTTCGCTTGCTGTGCACGGCACCGTTAACGATGTTGCCATGCTCGGGGCTCAACCGCTCTATTTGACGTGCGGGTTTATTTTGGAAGAAGGGTTGGACATGGATGACCTCCGGCGTATCGTGGTCTCAATGGGAGAGGCGGCTCAAAAAGCCGGTGTTCTCGTTATTGCTGGAGATACAAAGGTTGTCCCTCGTGGAGCCGCTGATAAAGTATTTATCAACACAACCGGTATTGGAAAAATTATTGCTCCCATACCGCCAAGCGGCTCACGCGCGCAACCTGGAGATGTTGTTATCGTGAGTGGCTACATGGGCGACCACGGACTGGCTGTTATGGGGTCGCGCGAAGGATTGACATTTGACGCATCGGTCCAAAGTGACAGCGCCGCACTTAACCATATGGTCTTGAGTTTATTTGAAGCGGGTCTCGATATTCATGTACTTCGTGACCCGACACGTGGCGGGCTCGGAACGACATTGAATGAAATTGCGACGCAATCCGAAGTGGGTATTTTCCTGGCTGAAGGCGATATTCCCATACGGCCAGCAGTAGCGGCGGGATGTTCTTTTCTCGGTCTTGATCCGCTGTACTTGGCGAACGAGGGTAAAGTTATCTGCATCGTTGCTGAAAAAGATGCTGCGAAAACCCTTGAAATCCTGAAGGGAAATTCCCTGGGGCAGGATGCGTGCATTATCGGGCAGGTCATGTCGGAACAGGCCGGAAAGGTCATTCTGACGACATCGCTTGGGGGCAAGCGAATGGTCAATATGCTTGAAGGTGAACAGTTACCCCGGATTTGTTGA
- the recR gene encoding recombination mediator RecR, with amino-acid sequence MQKLPQPLQDVVEQMAGLPGLGPKSALRAALCLLHWPKERTVRLGETIRELRDTLHVCSSCASLSETEVCSICSDPGRNTTELCLVSEWDSLLVMEEAGLYKGKYLVLGGLIAPLDGVDAKSLRFDVLMQRLAEGEVTELILALGTTLDAEVTATHIISLVRDRFPHITVSRLAQGIPLGADIKYVDKETLRQSVQYRQKL; translated from the coding sequence GTGCAAAAGTTGCCTCAACCTCTTCAAGACGTAGTTGAACAAATGGCCGGCTTGCCCGGCCTTGGACCAAAATCTGCGCTACGAGCGGCCTTATGTTTATTGCATTGGCCCAAAGAGCGCACGGTACGTCTTGGCGAAACCATTCGTGAACTCCGTGATACGCTCCATGTCTGTTCGAGTTGTGCCAGCCTTTCCGAAACCGAAGTCTGTTCCATTTGCAGTGACCCTGGACGGAATACCACGGAACTCTGTCTTGTCTCGGAATGGGATTCCTTACTCGTGATGGAAGAGGCTGGTCTGTACAAAGGAAAATATCTCGTTCTGGGGGGGCTCATCGCTCCTCTTGATGGCGTTGACGCCAAGAGCCTGCGCTTTGATGTGTTGATGCAACGTTTAGCTGAAGGTGAAGTCACCGAGCTTATTCTTGCACTCGGCACCACACTGGATGCTGAAGTGACGGCAACGCATATCATCTCGCTTGTCCGGGATCGTTTTCCCCACATCACCGTGTCACGCTTAGCGCAAGGGATTCCTTTGGGTGCGGACATTAAATATGTGGATAAGGAAACCCTGCGACAATCCGTCCAGTACAGACAAAAACTGTAA
- the dnaX gene encoding DNA polymerase III subunit gamma/tau — MSSASLTAKYRPQRFDEVAGQEEIKKILSRASLTDKIAPAYLFSGTRGVGKTTLARILAKSLNCTTAPTAEPCNECLHCRQITAGISSDVIEIDAATHGGVEEARRLKEDVGYAPLNSRYKVFIIDEAHMLSRAAFNALLKTLEEPPPRVTFIMATTEPHKFPATIISRCQHYIFKRMPQATLEAHLASILHKEGVEYDQSAVSILARRAAGSVRDGMSLLGQTLAVGSGALRADDVRDILGLAGQDVYFELMRGIADQDIASVLRVLHHVLDKGLDIGFFMRELSSCWRNMFVLSQAGEAAFDLVELTRDEAESWLEWAGRFNIGHIHACWQMTLEGQRRVMTSLEPALALELLLLNLTYLPRLLSLEELECAPSGASASPGTPVRPVAPTASPSDGKKNSNERRELTEPSQETHPYQPDLAPSQPEVASTAQSPQAPHSPPFESFSAPPVSDPSPEVVHPAATSPQPDAPKTWEGLVAFHDEQVKAGGESVRGIALASGEILQDNAGPVLRITCINQTHKGHVCAGGEAPALTTLARSYLGPDVRIEILAKENMTTEESSVFKATIMEQPLIQKAQEELGAQVIDIQTK, encoded by the coding sequence ATGAGTTCTGCCAGCCTTACAGCCAAATACAGACCACAACGCTTCGATGAGGTGGCTGGTCAGGAAGAAATTAAAAAAATCTTGTCTCGGGCATCGCTCACGGACAAGATTGCGCCGGCGTATCTCTTCAGTGGAACGCGTGGAGTCGGTAAAACGACCTTGGCTCGAATTCTGGCCAAATCACTCAATTGTACCACTGCACCGACGGCGGAACCGTGCAATGAATGCCTTCATTGCCGGCAGATTACCGCGGGAATTTCTTCGGACGTCATAGAAATTGACGCCGCGACACATGGAGGCGTCGAAGAAGCCAGACGCCTGAAAGAAGACGTCGGCTATGCTCCGTTGAATAGCCGTTATAAAGTCTTTATTATAGATGAAGCTCACATGCTTTCCCGGGCGGCGTTCAATGCGTTATTGAAAACGTTGGAAGAACCACCGCCGCGCGTGACCTTCATTATGGCCACAACGGAACCTCACAAATTTCCGGCCACGATCATCAGCCGTTGCCAGCATTATATTTTTAAACGCATGCCTCAGGCAACGTTGGAGGCGCATTTAGCCAGCATTCTGCATAAGGAAGGCGTTGAGTACGATCAGTCCGCTGTTTCTATTCTGGCTCGTCGTGCTGCGGGTAGTGTCCGCGACGGCATGTCATTGCTCGGGCAAACACTGGCCGTTGGATCTGGGGCGCTTCGTGCAGACGATGTCCGCGACATTCTTGGACTGGCTGGCCAGGATGTCTATTTTGAATTGATGCGGGGCATTGCCGATCAGGATATCGCCTCGGTGCTTCGCGTTCTTCATCATGTTTTGGATAAAGGGTTGGACATCGGATTTTTTATGCGCGAATTGTCTTCCTGCTGGCGCAATATGTTTGTTTTGAGCCAGGCAGGTGAGGCGGCATTCGATTTGGTAGAGCTTACTCGTGATGAAGCCGAATCCTGGCTCGAATGGGCCGGTCGATTCAATATTGGGCATATCCATGCCTGCTGGCAAATGACGCTGGAAGGACAACGTCGCGTGATGACAAGCCTGGAACCGGCGCTCGCTCTTGAGCTGCTTTTGCTTAACCTGACATATTTGCCCAGGCTGCTTTCGTTGGAAGAACTTGAATGTGCGCCAAGCGGGGCGTCGGCATCTCCGGGAACTCCTGTCCGGCCAGTAGCTCCGACGGCATCACCGTCCGACGGAAAAAAAAACTCCAATGAACGGAGAGAGCTGACAGAACCGTCACAGGAAACGCATCCATACCAACCCGATCTGGCCCCTTCACAACCGGAGGTTGCGTCTACGGCGCAATCACCTCAAGCGCCACATTCTCCGCCTTTTGAATCATTTTCAGCGCCTCCGGTTTCCGATCCCTCGCCGGAAGTCGTTCATCCAGCCGCCACCAGTCCGCAGCCGGATGCACCAAAGACGTGGGAAGGATTGGTGGCGTTTCATGACGAGCAGGTGAAGGCTGGCGGCGAATCCGTACGTGGAATTGCACTTGCATCAGGGGAGATTCTTCAGGATAATGCTGGCCCTGTTTTACGTATTACGTGTATCAATCAAACCCACAAGGGACACGTTTGTGCTGGAGGAGAGGCCCCGGCTTTAACTACCCTGGCGCGATCTTATCTTGGGCCGGATGTCCGCATCGAAATTCTTGCGAAAGAAAATATGACCACCGAAGAAAGTTCGGTATTCAAAGCAACGATTATGGAGCAGCCTTTGATCCAAAAGGCGCAGGAAGAACTTGGAGCTCAAGTTATCGATATTCAAACCAAATAG
- a CDS encoding branched-chain amino acid transaminase codes for MSPKSDLIWFDGKLVPWNEANVHVMTHTLHYGVGVFEGIRAYKQKDGTSAVFRLKEHVDRLCESAKIVEISVPYDNEAITAAILETLAANKLAEGYIRPLIFIGTGAAMGVHPGKNPIHTAIAVWPWGAYLGEEALERGIRIKASTFARHHVNVMMTKAKVCGNYVNSVLAKVEAVADGYDEACMLDTDGYVAEGSGENIFIVKKNVIKTPPLTSILAGITRESVITVARDMGYQVIEHRFTRDELYTADEAFFTGTAAEITPIREVDRRTIGKGRAGEVTLGLQKAFFDVVKGENPKYAAWLQPYDL; via the coding sequence ATGTCGCCGAAGTCCGATCTTATCTGGTTCGATGGAAAACTCGTTCCTTGGAACGAGGCTAATGTGCACGTCATGACCCACACCTTGCATTACGGTGTCGGCGTTTTTGAAGGTATTCGTGCGTACAAGCAAAAAGACGGCACCTCTGCTGTTTTTCGGCTCAAGGAACATGTTGATCGACTATGTGAATCAGCCAAGATTGTCGAAATTAGCGTGCCGTATGACAACGAGGCCATTACGGCAGCAATTCTTGAAACGCTGGCTGCCAACAAGTTAGCCGAAGGGTATATCCGTCCGCTCATTTTTATTGGTACGGGGGCAGCCATGGGGGTTCACCCCGGGAAAAACCCCATTCACACGGCAATCGCGGTATGGCCGTGGGGAGCCTACCTCGGTGAAGAAGCCTTGGAGCGTGGTATTCGCATTAAAGCTTCCACCTTTGCGCGTCACCATGTCAACGTCATGATGACCAAAGCCAAAGTCTGTGGCAACTATGTCAACTCGGTACTGGCCAAGGTCGAAGCTGTTGCCGACGGCTACGATGAAGCATGTATGCTTGACACAGATGGATACGTGGCAGAAGGTTCGGGCGAGAACATCTTCATTGTGAAGAAGAATGTTATCAAAACTCCGCCCTTGACCTCCATTTTGGCCGGTATCACCCGCGAAAGTGTTATCACTGTTGCGCGCGACATGGGATATCAAGTGATTGAGCATCGCTTTACGCGAGACGAATTGTACACGGCCGATGAAGCCTTCTTCACGGGAACGGCCGCCGAAATCACGCCCATTCGAGAAGTTGATCGTCGTACCATCGGCAAAGGCCGTGCGGGCGAAGTCACTCTGGGCTTGCAAAAAGCCTTCTTTGATGTTGTGAAGGGAGAAAATCCCAAATACGCCGCATGGTTGCAGCCTTACGATCTCTAA
- a CDS encoding tRNA dihydrouridine synthase produces the protein MNSTAPYFIANTPFLAPLAGYSDLAFRLLCREFGCAGAFTEMISAKGLVYNSPGTQRLLDTRPEDLPLIVQLFGSEPEFLGLAMEKAMELGFRYFDLNAGCPVNKVVKTGAGAALAKNPKTLFEIVRTMVRKAGHGHVGVKFRTGWNEGDRLDIEGVSKTLEDIGVGWLTLHPRLASQGYSGQADWSALRILKDAVSIPVIASGDLFYPEDGVRVIEQTGVDTIMFARGALRDPSIFEKYLLLRQNSPLPVCDGPAMAHIMTRHAHLAKRYSNPHLALLKMRTIVPRYLKNLAGSKPLRVQLTHCASWEELDEIISKASQLEPVPQAVHTIQA, from the coding sequence ATGAATTCTACTGCCCCGTATTTTATAGCGAATACGCCGTTTCTTGCTCCCCTGGCAGGATATTCCGACTTGGCATTTCGCCTTCTCTGCCGAGAATTCGGTTGCGCTGGCGCGTTTACGGAAATGATCAGCGCGAAAGGATTGGTCTATAATAGTCCAGGCACGCAACGGCTTTTAGATACTCGTCCTGAAGACTTACCACTTATTGTTCAGCTTTTCGGGAGTGAGCCTGAATTTTTGGGTCTCGCGATGGAAAAAGCGATGGAACTCGGGTTTCGGTATTTTGATCTCAATGCAGGATGTCCGGTGAATAAAGTCGTGAAAACAGGAGCCGGAGCCGCCCTCGCCAAGAATCCCAAAACCCTTTTTGAAATTGTCCGGACAATGGTCCGAAAGGCCGGTCACGGCCATGTGGGAGTGAAGTTCCGCACGGGTTGGAATGAAGGTGACCGACTTGACATTGAAGGAGTCAGTAAAACTCTTGAAGACATTGGTGTTGGCTGGTTGACACTTCATCCACGACTTGCCAGTCAAGGGTATTCCGGACAGGCGGATTGGTCTGCTCTGCGCATACTCAAGGATGCCGTTTCTATCCCGGTCATTGCTAGTGGAGATCTGTTTTACCCTGAAGATGGTGTGCGCGTTATCGAACAAACCGGCGTCGACACGATTATGTTTGCTCGAGGAGCTCTTCGTGACCCGTCAATTTTTGAAAAGTATCTTTTGCTTCGCCAAAACAGCCCTCTTCCGGTATGCGATGGACCGGCAATGGCTCATATCATGACGCGTCATGCTCATCTTGCCAAACGCTACTCGAACCCTCATCTTGCTCTTCTGAAAATGCGTACGATTGTGCCACGTTATCTCAAAAATTTGGCAGGGAGCAAGCCGCTTCGTGTCCAACTCACGCATTGTGCTTCCTGGGAAGAACTCGACGAAATTATCTCTAAGGCATCGCAGTTAGAGCCCGTGCCGCAAGCTGTTCACACTATACAAGCATAA
- a CDS encoding chemotaxis protein, which yields MAQTNILLEAGTNELEIVEFYLDEDTPSTSDPTKKYRGYYGVNVAKVLEIIRLTHVTELPEVSHPSVLGAFRQRSHVIPLVDLSIWLGKSRVESESPKVIVTEFNNVTTAFLVSGVTRIHRMSWEAVEPPNTYVSSLSGDCITGVVKFEDRIVFLLDLEKMVADINPGLGLRLDLDITWDASKTYRALIADDSVLIRHMLKDLLEKAHFQVEAVQNGREAWDRLLEIKARAEKENTNIEDYLQVVVSDIEMPSMDGHNLTKRIKEDPILKRLPVILFSSLITDKLRHKGLAVGADDQISKPEVGALALRAMHLIEEKLDMVANSSA from the coding sequence ATGGCGCAAACGAATATTTTGCTTGAAGCCGGAACGAATGAGCTTGAAATTGTTGAATTCTATTTGGACGAAGACACGCCTTCGACATCGGACCCGACAAAAAAATACCGCGGCTATTACGGTGTTAACGTTGCAAAAGTACTTGAAATTATCCGCCTTACCCATGTGACAGAATTACCAGAAGTTTCACACCCTTCAGTACTCGGCGCATTTCGACAGCGATCGCACGTCATTCCTTTGGTTGACTTGAGCATTTGGCTTGGAAAAAGCCGTGTCGAAAGCGAATCTCCCAAGGTTATTGTCACAGAGTTTAATAATGTCACAACGGCATTTCTTGTTTCAGGAGTAACACGCATCCACAGGATGAGCTGGGAAGCTGTTGAACCGCCCAACACCTACGTTTCCTCGCTTAGTGGAGATTGCATCACCGGTGTTGTTAAATTCGAAGACCGTATTGTCTTCCTGCTTGACCTGGAAAAAATGGTCGCAGACATCAACCCAGGGCTTGGCTTACGGCTTGATCTTGATATCACGTGGGACGCGAGCAAAACATATCGTGCACTTATCGCCGATGACTCTGTCCTGATTCGGCATATGCTCAAGGATTTGTTGGAAAAAGCCCATTTCCAAGTTGAAGCCGTACAAAATGGCAGAGAGGCCTGGGATCGTCTTCTTGAGATAAAAGCACGAGCAGAAAAAGAAAACACAAACATAGAGGATTACTTGCAAGTGGTTGTTTCTGACATCGAAATGCCATCTATGGACGGACACAATCTGACGAAACGCATCAAAGAAGACCCTATTTTAAAGCGTCTTCCTGTAATCCTTTTTTCCTCGCTTATAACGGATAAGCTTCGACACAAAGGCCTCGCTGTAGGAGCTGATGACCAAATATCGAAACCCGAAGTCGGTGCATTAGCGCTACGTGCTATGCATCTTATCGAAGAAAAGCTTGATATGGTTGCGAATTCATCGGCATAA
- a CDS encoding YbaB/EbfC family nucleoid-associated protein, with product MKGMNDLVRQAQIMQRKMAQMQEEMKTKTIEATSGGGMVTAVVNGGMDLVSIKIDKSVVDPEDVDMLQDLVFAAVSDAMKRAKEMNEQEMGQLTGGMKIPGLF from the coding sequence ATGAAAGGAATGAACGACCTGGTGCGCCAAGCCCAGATTATGCAGCGCAAAATGGCCCAGATGCAGGAAGAAATGAAAACCAAAACCATTGAAGCCACAAGCGGTGGCGGCATGGTTACGGCGGTTGTCAATGGCGGCATGGATCTTGTGTCCATTAAGATCGATAAATCGGTGGTTGATCCGGAAGATGTCGACATGCTGCAGGATCTTGTTTTTGCTGCCGTCAGCGACGCGATGAAACGGGCCAAGGAAATGAATGAGCAGGAAATGGGGCAACTGACCGGGGGCATGAAGATCCCCGGCTTGTTCTAA
- the recD2 gene encoding SF1B family DNA helicase RecD2 gives MPPDTQQPRLLSDEDSSFDELRAEVSGVTFFNPETNYLIARVKATSEPGLTTIVGTIPLVTPGEILHLRGHFIEHPKYGRQFQVESFEQKLPATINGIRRYLSSGMIKGVGETLAERMIDAFGDKVLDILENDPEKLLKVEGLGKKKLKTIQDSWQEQSEVRDLMIFLQSHDIATTHAAKILKLYGRGAVEAIKQNPYDLAYKIAGIGFRTADIMATKLGLDPHSPMRLEAAIVFCLFTLSEQGHLFYPAEELLSAVADMLQDIDVDLLEDALTSLEEKKKVFVEPLPEQTIDRGVYLSHFYRYEREIAERLHALADHGAADPKKKIHSILPGIEKKAGITLSEEQRQAVIGACEHKVFVITGGPGTGKTTITKTIVDALDQLGFSIKLAAPTGRAAKRLFEASGHKATTLHRLLQYTPGGSFAFHEDNKLKADVLVIDEVSMLDATLCVNVLRALPLTCRLLLVGDVNQLPSVGPGNVLDDLLTSEAVPSVRLTHIYRQARESMIVVNSHRINTGAFPVQSPKDPPEADFFWVEQNEPTVVQQRIVELVCDKIPHTYGLSPFSEIQVLSPMHKGEVGTLALNSLLQERLNPRGASLSRGRTIFRMRDRVLQTRNNYEKDVFNGDQGTICEVDEGEGELVVDFDGRFVTYEKTELDELTPAYCVTIHKSQGSEYPAVVIPIITQHFIMLRRNLIYTALTRAKRLAVLIGGRRALAIGLKNIGGAKRFTHLRYRLQDAFNR, from the coding sequence ATGCCCCCGGACACGCAACAACCTCGCCTTCTGTCGGACGAAGACAGCTCTTTTGACGAATTACGGGCTGAAGTGTCCGGGGTGACATTTTTCAATCCCGAGACCAACTATCTCATCGCTCGCGTCAAAGCCACTTCCGAACCTGGTTTGACAACGATTGTCGGTACCATTCCGCTCGTCACTCCTGGCGAAATATTGCATTTACGTGGGCATTTTATTGAGCATCCAAAATACGGACGCCAATTTCAGGTTGAATCGTTTGAGCAAAAACTACCGGCAACAATCAACGGTATCCGACGATACCTTTCTTCAGGCATGATCAAAGGTGTTGGAGAAACGCTGGCCGAACGCATGATTGATGCCTTTGGTGATAAAGTTCTCGACATTCTGGAAAATGATCCTGAAAAATTGCTCAAAGTCGAAGGGCTTGGCAAAAAGAAACTCAAAACCATACAAGATTCCTGGCAGGAACAGAGCGAAGTCCGCGACCTCATGATTTTTTTACAAAGTCATGACATTGCCACAACGCATGCAGCAAAAATATTAAAGCTGTATGGACGGGGAGCGGTCGAAGCCATCAAGCAGAATCCCTATGACCTTGCGTATAAAATCGCTGGAATCGGGTTCCGTACGGCTGACATCATGGCGACCAAACTGGGACTGGACCCGCACAGTCCTATGCGTTTGGAAGCAGCCATTGTGTTTTGTCTTTTTACACTCAGTGAGCAAGGGCACCTCTTTTATCCCGCTGAAGAATTGTTGTCAGCTGTTGCGGACATGCTCCAAGATATCGACGTCGACTTGCTCGAAGACGCGCTGACGTCACTGGAAGAGAAAAAAAAGGTGTTTGTTGAACCGCTTCCGGAGCAGACGATTGATCGAGGCGTGTATTTGAGCCATTTTTATCGTTATGAGCGAGAAATTGCCGAACGCTTGCATGCCTTGGCTGATCATGGTGCCGCGGATCCGAAAAAGAAAATTCATTCCATTTTACCGGGGATAGAAAAAAAAGCCGGTATCACCTTATCCGAAGAACAACGCCAGGCTGTTATCGGTGCATGTGAACATAAGGTCTTTGTCATTACGGGAGGCCCAGGAACCGGCAAGACCACCATCACCAAAACGATTGTTGATGCTTTGGATCAACTTGGCTTTTCTATTAAGTTAGCCGCTCCCACCGGTCGAGCGGCCAAACGACTTTTTGAAGCGTCGGGCCATAAAGCCACCACCTTGCACCGGCTGCTTCAATATACCCCGGGAGGGAGCTTTGCATTCCATGAGGACAACAAGCTTAAAGCCGATGTCCTTGTGATCGATGAAGTCTCCATGCTCGATGCGACACTCTGTGTCAATGTTCTGCGTGCCTTGCCATTGACCTGTCGTTTATTGCTTGTCGGTGACGTCAACCAGTTGCCATCGGTCGGGCCAGGCAATGTCCTCGACGATCTGTTAACAAGCGAGGCGGTTCCGAGTGTTCGCTTGACCCATATTTACAGGCAAGCCAGGGAGAGCATGATTGTGGTGAATTCTCACCGTATCAATACCGGAGCGTTTCCGGTGCAATCCCCCAAAGACCCGCCGGAAGCTGATTTCTTTTGGGTGGAACAAAACGAACCGACGGTGGTGCAGCAGCGTATTGTTGAACTCGTTTGTGATAAAATTCCGCACACATACGGGCTGTCACCGTTTTCCGAAATACAAGTTTTGTCCCCCATGCATAAAGGAGAGGTCGGCACACTGGCGTTGAATAGCTTGTTGCAAGAACGCCTCAACCCCCGGGGAGCAAGCCTGAGTCGAGGGCGTACCATTTTTCGGATGCGAGATCGTGTTTTGCAAACCCGAAACAATTATGAGAAAGACGTCTTCAACGGCGATCAAGGCACGATTTGCGAAGTTGATGAGGGTGAGGGCGAACTTGTCGTCGATTTTGATGGCCGCTTTGTCACCTATGAAAAAACCGAGTTAGATGAATTGACCCCTGCCTATTGCGTCACCATTCACAAGTCGCAGGGCAGTGAATATCCTGCTGTGGTTATTCCGATAATCACCCAACACTTCATCATGCTCCGACGCAATCTCATTTATACAGCATTGACGCGGGCAAAGCGCCTGGCTGTTCTGATCGGTGGCCGGCGCGCTTTGGCTATTGGACTCAAAAATATCGGCGGAGCAAAACGCTTCACCCATCTTCGGTATCGTCTTCAAGATGCGTTCAACAGGTAA